A single window of Penaeus vannamei isolate JL-2024 chromosome 24, ASM4276789v1, whole genome shotgun sequence DNA harbors:
- the LOC138866154 gene encoding repetin-like, which translates to MNITPVSWRILRIECFTLSCASHRAKRAIGIRSPRLRPSPPTARSRQLDRLPLKLIDAAEGGQGDFRVGLQSRTSGRGFRAGVQSRISGQDFRAGLQGRTSGQDFRAGLQGRTSEQDFRAGLQSRTSEQDFRAGLQSRTSGQDFRAGLQSRTSGQDFGAGVQSKISGQDFRAGLQGRSSEQDFRAGLQSRTSGQEFRAGFQGRTSEQDFRAGLQGRSSEQDFRAGLQSRTSGRDFRAGIQSRISGQEFRAGLQGRSSEQDFRVGLQSTISGQEFRAGLQGRTSEQDFRAGLQSRTSGQDFRAGLQGRTSEQDFRAELQKLQSRISGQDFRAGLQSRTSGQDFGAGVQNRISRQDFRAGLQGGASGQDFRAGLQGRTSEQDFRAGLQSRTSGRGFKAGLQGRTSGQDFRAGLQSRTSGQDFRAGLQGGASGQDFRVGLQGRTSGQDFRAGLQGGASGQDFRAGLQSRTSEQDFRAGLQGRTSGRGFRTGLQSRTSGQDFRAGLQGGASGQDFRAGLQGRSSGQNFRAGLQGRTLEQDFRAGLQSRTSGQDFGAGVQSRISRQDFRAGLQGGASGQDFRAELQSRTSGQNFRAGLQSRTSGRGFKAGLQGRTSEQDFRAGLQGRTSGRGFKAGLQGGASGQDFRAGLQDRTSEQDFRAGHQGGASGQDFRAGLQGRTSGQDFRAGLQSRTSGQDFGAGVQSRISRQDFRAGLQGGASGQDFRAGLQDRTSEQDFRAGLQDRTSEQDFRAGLQGRTSGRGFRAGLQDRTSEQDFRAGFQGRTSGRGFRTGLQSRTSGQDFRAGLQGGASGQDFRAGLQSRTSEQDFRAGLQGGASG; encoded by the exons GCTGCCTCTGAAGCTGATAGACGCAGctgaaggagggcagggggactTCAGGGTAGGACTTCAGAGCAGGACTTCAGGGCGGGGCTTCAGGGCAGGAGTTCAGAGCAGGATTTCAGGGCAGGACTTCAGGGCAGGACTTCAGGGCAGGACTTCAGGGCAGGACTTCAGAGCAGGACTTCAGGGCAGGACTTCAGAGCAGGACTTCAGGGCAGGACTTCAGAGCAGGACTTCAGAGCAGGACTTCAGGGCAGGACTTCAGAGCAGGACTTCAGGGCAGGACTTCAGAGCAGGACTTCAGAGCAGGACTTCAGGGCAGGACTTCGGGGCAGGAGTTCAGAGCAAGATTTCAGGGCAGGACTTCAGGGCAGGACTTCAGGGCAGGAGTTCAGAGCAGGATTTCAGGGCAGGACTTCAGAGCAGGACTTCAGGGCAGGAGTTCAGAGCAGGATTTCAAGGCAGGACTTCAGAGCAGGACTTCAGGGCGGGGCTTCAGGGCAGGAGTTCAGAGCAGGATTTCAGGGCAGGACTTCAGAGCAGGACTTCAGGGCGGGATTTCAGGGCAGGAATTCAGAGCAGGATTTCAGGGCAGGAGTTCAGGGCAGGACTTCAGGGCAGGAGTTCAGAGCAGGACTTCAGGGTAGGACTTCAGAGCACGATTTCAGGGCAGGAGTTCAGAGCAGGACTTCAGGGCAGGACTTCAGAGCAGGACTTCAGGGCAGGACTTCAGAGCAGGACTTCAGGGCAGGACTTCAGAGCAGGACTTCAGGGCAGGACTTCAGAGCAGGACTTCAGGGCAGAACTTCAGA AACTTCAGAGCAGGATTTCAGGGCAGGACTTTAGAGCAGGACTTCAGAGCAGGACTTCAGGGCAGGACTTCGGGGCAGGAGTTCAGAACAGGATTTCAAGGCAGGACTTCAGAGCAGGACTTCAGGGCGGGGCTTCAGGGCAGGACTTCAGAGCAGGACTTCAGGGCAGGACTTCAGAGCAGGACTTCAGGGCAGGACTTCAGAGCAGGACTTCAGGGCGGGGCTTCAAGGCAGGACTTCAGGGCAGGACTTCAGGGCAGGACTTCAGGGCGGGGCTTCAGAGCAGGACTTCAGGGCAGGACTTCAGAGCAGGACTTCAGGGCGGGGCTTCAGGGCAGGACTTCAGAGTAGGACTTCAGGGCAGGACTTCAGGGCAGGACTTCAGGGCAGGACTTCAGGGCGGGGCTTCAGGACAGGACTTCAGGGCAGGACTTCAGAGTAGGACTTCAGAGCAGGACTTCAGGGCAGGACTTCAGGGCAGGACTTCAGGGCGGGGCTTCAGGACAGGACTTCAGAGCAGGACTTCAGGGCAGGACTTCAGGGCAGGACTTCAGGGCGGGGCTTCAGGGCAGGACTTCAGAGCAGGACTTCAGGGCAGGAGTTCAGGGCAGAACTTCAGAGCAGGACTTCAGGGCAGGACTTTAGAGCAGGACTTTAGAGCAGGACTTCAGAGCAGGACTTCAGGGCAGGACTTCGGGGCAGGAGTTCAGAGCAGGATTTCCAGGCAGGACTTCAGAGCAGGACTTCAGGGCGGGGCTTCAGGGCAGGACTTCAGGGCAGAACTTCAGAGCAGGACTTCAGGGCAGAACTTCAGGGCAGGACTTCAGAGCAGGACTTCAGGGCGGGGCTTCAAGGCAGGACTTCAGGGCAGGACTTCAGAGCAGGACTTCAGGGCAGGACTTCAGGGCAGGACTTCAGGGCGGGGCTTCAAGGCAGGACTTCAGGGCGGGGCTTCAGGACAGGACTTCAGGGCGGGGCTTCAGGACAGGACTTCAGAGCAGGACTTCAGGGCAGGACATCAGGGCGGGGCTTCAGGACAGGACTTCAGAGCAGGACTTCAGGGCAGGACTTCAGGGCAGGACTTTAGAGCAGGACTTCAGAGCAGGACTTCAGGGCAGGACTTCGGGGCAGGAGTTCAGAGCAGGATTTCAAGGCAGGACTTCAGAGCAGGACTTCAGGGCGGGGCTTCAGGGCAGGACTTCAGGGCGGGGCTTCAGGACAGGACTTCAGAGCAGGATTTCAGGGCAGGACTTCAGGACAGGACTTCAGAGCAGGACTTCAGGGCAGGACTTCAGGGCAGGACTTCAGGGCGGGGCTTCAGGGCGGGGCTTCAGGACAGGACTTCAGAGCAGGACTTCAGAGCAGGATTTCAGGGCAGGACTTCAGGGCGGGGCTTCAGGACAGGTCTTCAGAGCAGGACTTCAGGGCAGGACTTCAGGGCGGGGCTTCAGGGCGGGGCTTCAGGGCAGGACTTCAGGGCAGGACTTCAGAGCAGGACTTCAGAGCAGGACTTCAGGGCAGGACTTCAGGGCGGGGCTTCAGGGTAG